GGGAAGTGACTGTTCCAAAAGGACATTACTTTGCAATGGGGGATAACCGTGATCAAAGTGCAGACAGTCGTTTCTGGGGTTTCGTTCCTGAAGAAAATTTAACAGGACGAGCATTCTATGTCTGGATGCATAAAGAACCAGGTTTACATCTTCCTAACTTTGGCCGAAATGGAAAAATAGATTAAAAACAACCATTAGGAAAAAAAGAAATGCGTAAGGCACAACAAGGTACTTCGTATTTAGCAATTTTATTTGGGGTGGTTATATTTGCGGTTGCAGTAAAAGCTGTACTTGCAGTTTGGCCAGCATATTGGGATGATCGATTGATTAACAATCAAATAGAAGAGCTTTTACAAGAAAGCTCTTCTGACATCACTCCACAGAAGTTTATGACACAAATGGATCAGCGACTGGAAATGAACAATATTCGTGATCTTCATTTTAAAGAGATTGCGCAAGTGTTTAATGAGTCTGGTCTAAAAGTCCAAAAGAAATATGAGGTAAGAAAACCCTTCTTATCAAATATTGATTTAGTTTTAACATTTGAGAAGAGTTTTGATAAAACATCAGTTCAAACTAAGTGATCCTCGCTTATTGAGTCGAATCGGATATCAATTCAAGCAGCTTGAATTGTTACAGTTAGCTTTGACTCATCGTTCGGTGAGTCATAAATACAATTACGAGCGCTTGGAGTTTTTAGGCGATTCATTATTAGGCATGATTATTGCCAATTATCTATATCATGCCTATCCAAATGAAAACGAAGGTCGCCTAACGCGTATGCGAGCGACTTTAGTACGTCAGGAGGCGTTAGGTAAGATTGCAACCGATTTGCAACTTAGTCGGTGTTTAATATTAAGTACGGGTGAATTGAAATCTGGTGGTCATCATCGTGAGTCAATATTGGCTGACACGGTAGAAGCCATTATTGGTGCAATTTATATTGATAGTGGTGATCTCAACTTACTTACAGATATTGTGCTAAAATGGTATGTACCGTATTTAGACCATATTGAGCCTACGGATCAACTTAAAGACCCTAAATCACGTTTACAAGAGTATCTACAAGCACGTAAAAAACCTCTCCCTGTTTACGAGGTTGTAGATATTCAGGGTGATGCACCTCACCAGCACTTTAAAGTTGAATGTTTGATAGATGGCTTATCAAAGATTCATGGTGAGGGTTCAAGTCGTCGTTTTGCCGAGCAGGCAGCAGCGGCGGAAATTTTAAAGTTATTGGAGCAATAACCTGCATGTCGATGCATTCTGATCAAATCAATCCAGATTCAAATGAGAACCAAGATCCTAATAATCTGATTGATCAATTTTTTAGTTCCAAAGGCGTAACAATTCCTTCGGATTTTAAGAGCGGATTTGTGGCGATTGTGGGACGTCCAAATGTGGGTAAATCTACCCTCATGAACCATTTGTTAGGTCAAAAGCTTTCTATTACTTCGCGTAAACCTCAAACAACACGTCATAAAATTATTGGTATTGATTCGCGTGAAAAAATGCAGGCGGTATATGTAGATACCCCAGGTATGCATAAAAAAGAAGTGCGCGCTATTAATAAAATGATGAATCGTGCAGCTCATTCTGCATTGCGCGACGTCAATTTGGTCTTATTTGTTATTGATGCTTATAAGTGGACGCAAAATGACGACTTAGTGCTTGAAAAACTCAAGAATGCTGAAATGCCAGTTATTTTGGTGATTAACAAAGCTGATACTTTTGAAGATAAAAGAGATATTCTGCCTTTGATTCAAGAGCGCGCTAAACTTATGAATTTTGCCGAGATCGTTCCTGTATCTGCATTACGCGGAGCAAATTTGGAACACTTGAGCGAAACGATTGAGAAGTATCTTCCTTACCAAGCGCCTTTGTATTCATTTGATCAGATTACTGACCGTTCTGAACGCTTTTTAGCTAGCGAAATTATTCGCGAAAAAATCATGCGTCAGTTAGGTGAAGAATTACCTTATGATTTAACAGTACAAATTGAATCTTTCAAAACGGAAGAAGAGACTGTTAATGAAAAAACTGGTCGTTTAAAGCCAGCCTGTACTTATATTGATGCAACGATTTTTGTAGATCGTGCAGGCCAAAAAGCGATTGTGATTGGTGAAAAAGGTGCCAAGCTTAAAACAATCGGTATGGATGCTCGTAAAGACATGGAAAAAATGTTTGAGCAAAAGATCATGCTTACTTTGTGGGTTAAAGTTAAAGGTGGCTGGTCTGATGATGAGCGTGCTTTAAAAAGCTTAGGGTATAGTGATATCTAAAGGATAAGGATGCTGGTATGAAAACAATTACATCATTGGTCGCTATAATTGGATGTACATTGATGTTACAAGGTTGTGTATACAAGCTTGTAACCGTACCAGTAGGTATCGCCTATAAAACTACAAAAGGTGTTGTTAAAGGTACAGCGGCGGTTGTAGGGGCGGTAATTCCTGACGGTGATGATGAGGATGACAAAAAAGAAAAAGAATCTGAGGAATAGTTTCTTTTTATGATGCGCAATGAAGTCCTCCATGGATATATGATTCATCACCGTAAGTACCGTGAAAAAAGTCATATTGTGCATCTTTTTACTCAGGAGTATGGGCGAGTCGATGGTATTTTAAGACAGACTCCGCCCCCTCAATATCAGCCTATCCGCTTGCAAGCCACGGGTAAAAGTGAGCTGAAAAACTTTACAAAGCTTGAAATCTTAAATCAGCCTGTTTTCTTTTTTGGTGATGCTTTTTTTGCTGGATTTTATTTAAATGAAGTTGTTCTTAGACTTTGTCCATTAGAAGAGACAATGCCACAAACGTTTGAGCAATATCAGTTAACGTTACTTCAATTACAACAATTATCTTCCCACGAAAATCCTGACCTTTTTCTTCGGCAGATTTTGCGCCAGTTCGAGCATATTTTACTTCCTGAACTTGGATACGCACTTGATTTCTCAGTCGATGCCCAACAACAGCCGATTCAGGCTCATCAGTTTTATCAATTTCAAGTGACAGAGGGTTTTGCTCCTGTTGTGCAGGCGAGTCGTTCTTCTTTGTCAGGGAAAGCGATTTTGTCTATGTTGGATTATGAGCAAGGGCAGGATTTTTCTCTCGAACAATTGCAATTATTAGGTAAACTATACCGTCAAATGATTACATCGCTTTTAGGTGATCGTCCCCTAAAAAGTCGACAATTGTGGATTCAAAACACTCAAACTCAATCGTAATTAGGATTTATTTATGGCTGCATTGCTTGGTGTAAACATAGACCATGTTGCTACTTTGAGACAGGCGCGCGGTACTACTTACCCAGATCCTGTAGAAGCTGCTCTTATTTGTGAACAAGCTGGTGCAGAGGGCATTACTTTGCATTTGCGTGAAGACCGTCGCCATATTCAAGATGATGACGTACGCCGCATGCGTCCATTATTAAAAACACGTATGAATCTTGAGTTAGCTGTTACTGATGAAATGGTCGAGTTTGCGAAAGAAATTCAGCCACAGCATGTTTGTTTTGTTCCTGAAAGACGCCAAGAAGTAACTACCGAAGGTGGTTTAGATGTAGTAGGTAACTTTGAAAAAGTTAAAGCTGCAACTCAGACTTTAGCTGCTATTGGCTGTGACGTATCATTATTTATTGATGCAGATTTAGCTCAAATTGATGCAGCAGTTGCATGTGGTGCACCTACGATTGAGTTACACACGGGTGCATATGCAGATGCGGCAACAGAGCAAGATCAACAGGCTGAGTTGGCGCGTATTATCAAAGGTGTTGAATATGCAGCTTCAAAAGGTTTGGTTGTAAATGCTGGTCATGGCCTTAACCTTAAAAATATTGCTCCAATTGCTGCTATCTCACAAATTCATGAGTTAAACATTGGACACTCAATTATTGCAGATAGTGTTTTTGTGGGTCTGGTTCAAGCTGTTAAAGATATGAAAGCAGCAATTCAGGTGGCAGGTTAATTTGGTTATGTCGAGTATCAATTACGATGAATTAATGCAACCTGTCTTGGCTTTTTTAGGCTGCCAAACACCAAAAGCATGGTTAGATGAGGCAATCAATAATCTAGATATTTTGATGCAAGATCATGCGAATTGTGAAAAAAAAGCAGCTAGTACAGCAATGAATTTAATGTTCCGTTATAGCTTCTTCCCTGATTTGCAAGTAAAGCTTGCGCAGCTCGTACGGGAAGAAATGCTTCATTATGAACAAGTGCTTGAGCTTATGGCTAAGCGTGGTCAGAAATGGGATGGCTTAAGTGCAGGGCGTTATGCTGGTGGGTTGCGTAAAGAGATTCGTACTTATGAGCCAGAAGCTTTAATTGATGTACTTGTGGTAGGTGCTTTTGTTGAGGCGCGCTCATGCGAACGCTTTCATGCTCTTGCCCCACGTGTAGATGATGAGTTAGGACGCTATTATCGCTATTTGCTTAAGTCGGAGTCTCGTCATTTTGAAGACTATTTGGCACTTGCACTTGATGTTGCAAAAACTGCAAAAATGAAAAATCCTAAAGAGGATATTCAGCAGCGCATTGAGCATATTCGTGAGGTTGAAAAAAATCTGATTTTAACGCCTGATGATACTTTCCGTTTTCACAGCGGTGTGCCTGCATAATATTAGAAGTTTTAAATAAAAAGTTTACCGTAAAAGGTAAACTTTTTTATTAGGTGAGCTTTATTTCTTCGGCGGTAGGCATATTCTGCTTTTAGTTTTTTAATGCATATAATTATTTAATAAATATATTTTTTATAAATTTTAATTTCTCTTAAAATTTTTTTAAAAACTTTTATTTTTTAAAGTAATAACGAATATTATGTAAATATAAAGATAGTTTTGTTCATAATCGGTTCAACTAAATTAGTCGAATATTTTAAGGATATAAGAATGTTAGCATTAGTTACAGGCGCCTCTGCGGGCTTTGGTTATAGTATTTCAAAAAAACTGATTGAGTTAGGTTACAAAGTTATTGGCTGTGGAAGACGGGCAGAAAAATTAAAAGAATTACAGCAAGAACTTGGTGAAAAGTTCTATCCCTTAGTATTTGACATGACAGATACCATAGAAAATATAAATAAGGCCCTAGTTGATTTACCAGCCGAATTTCAAATTAGTCAAATTGATTTATTGGTAAATAATGCTGGATTGGCATTAGGGTTGGAGTCAGCGGATAAATCAGACTTAGATGATTGGTACACTATGATTGATACCAATGTTAAGGGGCTTATTACTGTTACTCGACTAATTTTACCAAGCATGGTAAATAAAAAGTCTGGCTTAATTATCAATATGGGGTCAATTGCAGGTACATACCCATATCCGGGTGGTAACGTTTACGGTGCAACCAAAGCATTCGTGGAGCAATTTAGTTTAAACCTTCGAGCTGATCTATCAGGTACCGGCATTCGAGTAACTAACATTGAGCCCGGGCTTTGTGGGGGTACAGAGTTTTCTTTGGTACGTTTTAAAGGTGACCAAGAGAAAGTGAACAGTCTTTATGATAAAAAGAATCCAATCTTGCCTGAAGATATTGCAAATACGGTAGCTTGGGTTGCTTCACAACCTCCGCACATTAATATTAATCGTATTGAAATGATGCCGACCACTCAGTCTTTTAATCCTTTAAAAGTAGTTGAAATGGAATAATGATTTAAGAAAGGAATATCTTTTTCAAACTTAGATTAGATCATTAAGACAAGTAAATGGTTTACCCATGAAAATTAAATCCTCTATATTGATAGGGGATTTTTTTATAGCTATTAATAAAATTAGGGCAAAAAAAAGCCCGCTTTAATGCTGCGGGCTTTTTAGTATTTGGCTCTCCCACCTGGGCTCGAACCAGGGACCTGCGGATTAACAGTCCGTCGCTCTACCGACTGAGCTATGGGAGAATCTGCATGCGATTATAAGGAGATTTTGAGAAGGGTCAAGTCTAAATTGTCATGTTTACTTCATTTTTGTGTTGTATGCTTTTTATTTGATCAGTTGGGCGCTGTGTTAAGAAATTACTTGCACTTTAAAAAGTCAATTGCTAGATTCAAGAAAGAACAAGCGTTTGGAGAAATCCAAACAGTGTGGATTTAAACCAACTTGCCAGCACTAAAATGGCTAAATCGGAGATAAGTATGAAAACGCTTACGATCGCTTCTATTTTTTCTAATTTTGATTTTTATCAACAAAATTATCTTAATGTCTTAACTCAATCAGAATCTTATTACACACCTGTAGAAGATGCATGGATTGATGCTTATCCTTTCAAAAAACAGAATTTATATTTAGGCGATTTACTGCAGCTTTGGTTTAGTTCTAAATGGAATGTGCATAATTCACTTAAAATTTTAAAAAGCTCGAAATTATTAAACTCCTCTAAATCTCTATATATTTTTCAATTAGAAGGGGAGTTGTTGTTGGGTAAAAATAAAGTGTTAGCTTGGTCTACTGAGCATCAAGAAATTATAGAACTTCAACTTAAAAATATTTGGGCACCTTATGTGATTGCGCAAACTTGTGAACGTCCAAATAATCAAGATTACTCAATAAAAAAGGCAGCGGTTTAAGGCTGCCTTTAATCATTAGGGACGAATAATCATGCAGGTTGCTGTTGCATAGGCATACAGTTTACCTTCCTCATCAATAATCTTTCCTTCGGAAATACCTAAATTTTTACTTAAATTAATGACTTTTCCTGTCGCAATTAAAGGATGGTTCTTTGGAATGGGGCGGCACATTTTCACGTTAAGGTCGATTGTGCCATAGCCTACACCCGCAG
This genomic stretch from Acinetobacter oleivorans DR1 harbors:
- a CDS encoding DUF4845 domain-containing protein yields the protein MRKAQQGTSYLAILFGVVIFAVAVKAVLAVWPAYWDDRLINNQIEELLQESSSDITPQKFMTQMDQRLEMNNIRDLHFKEIAQVFNESGLKVQKKYEVRKPFLSNIDLVLTFEKSFDKTSVQTK
- the rnc gene encoding ribonuclease III; translation: MIKHQFKLSDPRLLSRIGYQFKQLELLQLALTHRSVSHKYNYERLEFLGDSLLGMIIANYLYHAYPNENEGRLTRMRATLVRQEALGKIATDLQLSRCLILSTGELKSGGHHRESILADTVEAIIGAIYIDSGDLNLLTDIVLKWYVPYLDHIEPTDQLKDPKSRLQEYLQARKKPLPVYEVVDIQGDAPHQHFKVECLIDGLSKIHGEGSSRRFAEQAAAAEILKLLEQ
- the era gene encoding GTPase Era, with amino-acid sequence MHSDQINPDSNENQDPNNLIDQFFSSKGVTIPSDFKSGFVAIVGRPNVGKSTLMNHLLGQKLSITSRKPQTTRHKIIGIDSREKMQAVYVDTPGMHKKEVRAINKMMNRAAHSALRDVNLVLFVIDAYKWTQNDDLVLEKLKNAEMPVILVINKADTFEDKRDILPLIQERAKLMNFAEIVPVSALRGANLEHLSETIEKYLPYQAPLYSFDQITDRSERFLASEIIREKIMRQLGEELPYDLTVQIESFKTEEETVNEKTGRLKPACTYIDATIFVDRAGQKAIVIGEKGAKLKTIGMDARKDMEKMFEQKIMLTLWVKVKGGWSDDERALKSLGYSDI
- a CDS encoding NF038104 family lipoprotein; translated protein: MKTITSLVAIIGCTLMLQGCVYKLVTVPVGIAYKTTKGVVKGTAAVVGAVIPDGDDEDDKKEKESEE
- the recO gene encoding DNA repair protein RecO; translated protein: MMRNEVLHGYMIHHRKYREKSHIVHLFTQEYGRVDGILRQTPPPQYQPIRLQATGKSELKNFTKLEILNQPVFFFGDAFFAGFYLNEVVLRLCPLEETMPQTFEQYQLTLLQLQQLSSHENPDLFLRQILRQFEHILLPELGYALDFSVDAQQQPIQAHQFYQFQVTEGFAPVVQASRSSLSGKAILSMLDYEQGQDFSLEQLQLLGKLYRQMITSLLGDRPLKSRQLWIQNTQTQS
- the pdxJ gene encoding pyridoxine 5'-phosphate synthase, which encodes MAALLGVNIDHVATLRQARGTTYPDPVEAALICEQAGAEGITLHLREDRRHIQDDDVRRMRPLLKTRMNLELAVTDEMVEFAKEIQPQHVCFVPERRQEVTTEGGLDVVGNFEKVKAATQTLAAIGCDVSLFIDADLAQIDAAVACGAPTIELHTGAYADAATEQDQQAELARIIKGVEYAASKGLVVNAGHGLNLKNIAPIAAISQIHELNIGHSIIADSVFVGLVQAVKDMKAAIQVAG
- the miaE gene encoding tRNA-(ms[2]io[6]A)-hydroxylase is translated as MSSINYDELMQPVLAFLGCQTPKAWLDEAINNLDILMQDHANCEKKAASTAMNLMFRYSFFPDLQVKLAQLVREEMLHYEQVLELMAKRGQKWDGLSAGRYAGGLRKEIRTYEPEALIDVLVVGAFVEARSCERFHALAPRVDDELGRYYRYLLKSESRHFEDYLALALDVAKTAKMKNPKEDIQQRIEHIREVEKNLILTPDDTFRFHSGVPA
- a CDS encoding SDR family oxidoreductase: MLALVTGASAGFGYSISKKLIELGYKVIGCGRRAEKLKELQQELGEKFYPLVFDMTDTIENINKALVDLPAEFQISQIDLLVNNAGLALGLESADKSDLDDWYTMIDTNVKGLITVTRLILPSMVNKKSGLIINMGSIAGTYPYPGGNVYGATKAFVEQFSLNLRADLSGTGIRVTNIEPGLCGGTEFSLVRFKGDQEKVNSLYDKKNPILPEDIANTVAWVASQPPHININRIEMMPTTQSFNPLKVVEME